Proteins from a genomic interval of Tenacibaculum sp. SZ-18:
- a CDS encoding SatD family protein has translation MIAVITGDIINSRNEPANKWLSNLKKILASVNSTPKYWEIYRGDSFQLQTTPEAALLICIRIKASIKQINGLDVRLAIGIGEKNFDAERITESNGEVFINSGYAFDHLLKKQSIAIKSPWKAIDDEFNISIPLALLTMDYWTANSAEFVSVSIENPESTQKDLGNLLNISQAGISKRGKRSGFEEIIKFEQHYRQKIDEKINQP, from the coding sequence ATGATTGCAGTAATTACTGGAGATATTATCAACTCAAGAAATGAACCAGCAAATAAATGGTTGTCAAATTTAAAAAAAATACTTGCTTCTGTAAACAGTACACCGAAATACTGGGAAATTTATAGAGGTGACAGCTTTCAATTACAAACAACTCCTGAAGCTGCTTTACTGATATGTATTAGAATTAAAGCCTCTATAAAACAAATTAATGGTTTAGACGTTAGATTAGCAATTGGAATTGGCGAGAAAAATTTTGATGCAGAAAGGATTACTGAATCTAACGGAGAAGTTTTTATCAATTCGGGTTATGCGTTTGATCATCTGCTGAAAAAACAAAGTATCGCAATTAAAAGTCCATGGAAAGCCATTGATGATGAATTTAATATTTCGATTCCGTTAGCATTACTAACTATGGATTATTGGACCGCAAATTCTGCTGAATTCGTAAGTGTTTCTATTGAAAACCCAGAATCAACTCAAAAAGATTTAGGAAACTTACTTAACATTTCACAAGCGGGAATCAGTAAACGAGGCAAACGCTCAGGATTTGAAGAAATCATTAAATTCGAACAACACTATAGACAAAAAATCGACGAAAAAATTAACCAACCATAA
- a CDS encoding DUF7935 family protein: MEDKIIEGLAFALPALVTGGVAYFMFSAFLQRDENEKKFEALIQKKKESLPLKLQAYERLLLYCERINPAKLLTRVNPIGTDTDSYAHLLIANMEQEFEHNLVQQIYVHEDAWTAVLGSKLSIVNKIRTTAESSESAKDLRENLLIDYSQIESPTETAIAIIKQQVKRLI; this comes from the coding sequence ATGGAAGATAAAATAATTGAAGGACTCGCTTTTGCCTTACCTGCTTTGGTTACAGGAGGTGTTGCTTACTTTATGTTTAGTGCTTTTTTACAAAGAGATGAAAACGAAAAAAAGTTTGAAGCACTTATTCAAAAGAAAAAGGAAAGCTTACCTTTAAAACTTCAGGCTTATGAACGATTACTTTTGTATTGCGAACGCATTAATCCTGCAAAATTATTAACAAGAGTTAACCCAATTGGTACCGATACTGATAGCTACGCACATTTACTTATTGCAAACATGGAACAAGAATTTGAACACAATTTAGTACAGCAAATATATGTTCATGAAGATGCGTGGACAGCTGTTCTTGGATCCAAATTATCTATTGTGAATAAAATCAGAACTACAGCAGAATCAAGTGAAAGCGCCAAAGATCTACGAGAAAATTTATTAATTGATTATTCACAAATTGAAAGTCCGACAGAAACTGCCATTGCAATTATAAAACAACAAGTTAAGAGACTTATATAA
- a CDS encoding amidohydrolase has protein sequence MKKYKALLFLLISITSFSQELNKDCEVIEQKVIEWRRDFHQNPELSNREFETAKKIAKHLKSLGIETQENVAKTGVVGILKGKKTGKVLALRADIDALPVIERNDLSFKSNVKSTYLGKEVGVMHACGHDTHIAILMGVAEVLTKNKDKINGTVKFIFQPAEEGAPEGEEGGAELMVKEGVLKNPDVDAIFGLHISSGQDVGTITYKPGGIMAASQTFRIKVKGKQSHGSRPWASIDPIMISAKIIDALQTIISREVDLTNEGAVITVGKIDAGVRSNIIPESAEMIGTIRTLDYGMQKQINDRMKEMVPAIAKSYRAEATIEIEKGYPITYNNIELTKQVLPTLQNVAGKENVHLIKAITGAEDFSFFQKEIPGFYFFLGGKTIGNNNPYPHHTPDFQIDESGMLLGVKTMTQLTLDFLNN, from the coding sequence ATGAAAAAATATAAAGCCCTTTTATTTCTTCTAATATCAATTACGTCATTCTCACAAGAACTAAATAAAGATTGTGAAGTAATTGAACAAAAAGTAATTGAATGGAGAAGAGATTTCCATCAAAACCCAGAACTTTCAAATAGAGAATTCGAAACAGCTAAAAAGATTGCGAAACATTTAAAATCTCTTGGTATTGAAACACAGGAAAATGTTGCTAAAACAGGTGTTGTTGGAATCTTGAAAGGAAAAAAAACAGGCAAAGTTTTAGCCTTAAGAGCAGATATTGATGCTTTACCTGTAATTGAAAGAAACGATTTATCGTTTAAATCTAATGTAAAGTCAACTTATTTAGGTAAAGAAGTTGGTGTTATGCATGCGTGTGGCCATGACACTCACATAGCAATTTTAATGGGAGTTGCAGAAGTTTTAACAAAAAACAAAGACAAAATAAATGGAACTGTAAAATTCATATTTCAACCTGCAGAAGAAGGTGCACCAGAAGGAGAAGAGGGAGGTGCGGAATTAATGGTAAAGGAAGGAGTTCTTAAAAACCCTGATGTGGATGCAATTTTTGGTTTACATATTTCTTCTGGGCAAGATGTAGGCACAATAACTTACAAACCTGGAGGAATCATGGCTGCTTCACAAACTTTCCGAATAAAAGTAAAAGGAAAACAATCGCACGGTTCCAGACCTTGGGCTAGTATTGATCCGATTATGATTTCAGCTAAAATTATTGATGCTTTACAAACTATTATCAGTAGAGAAGTTGATTTAACCAATGAAGGTGCTGTTATTACCGTAGGTAAAATAGACGCTGGAGTTCGAAGTAATATCATTCCTGAATCAGCAGAAATGATCGGTACGATTAGAACTCTAGATTATGGAATGCAAAAACAAATTAATGATCGAATGAAAGAAATGGTCCCTGCAATTGCGAAGTCATACAGAGCAGAAGCAACCATTGAAATTGAAAAAGGATATCCGATAACATACAATAATATTGAATTAACAAAACAAGTCCTTCCTACTCTTCAAAATGTTGCAGGTAAAGAAAATGTACATTTAATAAAAGCCATTACAGGAGCGGAGGACTTTTCATTCTTTCAAAAAGAAATACCAGGTTTTTACTTCTTTTTAGGAGGAAAAACTATCGGAAATAACAATCCATATCCTCATCATACCCCAGATTTTCAAATTGATGAAAGTGGAATGTTACTAGGTGTAAAAACAATGACACAATTAACTTTAGATTTTTTAAATAATTAA
- a CDS encoding DUF3307 domain-containing protein: MLFIQLLLAHILGDFVFQPTSWVKNKLKFKIKSYKLYAHIGVHSALLLIITLLHQNFWLGFVVIVISHYLIDLTKLYLHKKVKSNILFLGDQILHLFFLAFATYITKPFKVDFSKIFTEQVLLLITAVLFIVFVAPILIQLIVKQWEPEKDKLDHKQSLKEAGKYIGILERLFVFMFVIFDKWEGVGFLLAAKSIFRFGDLTTAKDRKLTEYILIGTLISFGLAILTGLIYKKVIQLF; this comes from the coding sequence ATGCTTTTCATTCAATTACTATTAGCTCACATTTTAGGTGACTTTGTTTTTCAACCTACTTCATGGGTTAAAAACAAACTAAAATTTAAAATTAAATCATATAAACTTTATGCACATATTGGTGTTCATTCCGCGCTCCTATTAATTATTACTTTACTTCATCAAAATTTTTGGTTAGGCTTTGTTGTTATTGTTATATCGCATTATTTAATTGACTTAACTAAGTTATATCTGCATAAAAAAGTAAAAAGCAATATTTTATTTTTAGGAGATCAAATTCTACACTTATTCTTTTTAGCATTTGCCACTTACATTACAAAACCTTTTAAAGTTGATTTTTCAAAAATATTTACTGAACAAGTATTACTTCTCATCACTGCTGTTCTATTCATTGTATTTGTTGCTCCCATTTTAATTCAACTTATTGTAAAACAATGGGAACCTGAAAAAGACAAACTTGATCACAAGCAATCGTTAAAAGAAGCAGGAAAATATATAGGAATATTAGAACGTTTATTCGTTTTTATGTTTGTTATATTTGATAAATGGGAAGGCGTCGGTTTTTTACTAGCGGCAAAATCCATTTTTAGATTTGGTGATTTAACGACTGCAAAAGACAGAAAACTTACCGAATATATTCTGATAGGTACATTAATTAGTTTTGGATTAGCCATCCTAACAGGACTTATTTATAAAAAAGTAATTCAACTATTTTAA